The following coding sequences are from one Rhineura floridana isolate rRhiFlo1 chromosome 2, rRhiFlo1.hap2, whole genome shotgun sequence window:
- the MSTN gene encoding growth/differentiation factor 8 codes for MYLYFYLFMLIIPCPVDLNESNQANENMEKDGLCNACTWRQSTKSSRIEAIKIQILSKLRLEQAPNISRDAIRQLLPKAPPLQELIDQYDVQRDDSSDGSLEDDDYHATTETIITMPTESDFPMPVEGKPKCCFFKFSSKIQYNKVVKAQLWIYLRQVQRPTTVFVQILRLIRPMKDGAMSTAIRSLKLDMNPGTGIWQSIDVKTVLQNWLKQPESNLGIEIQALDEKGRDLAITYPGPGEDGLNPFLEVRITDTPKRSRRDFGLDCDEHSTESRCCRYPLTVDFEAFGWDWIIAPKRYKANYCSGECEFVFLQKYPHTHLVHQANPRGSAGPCCTPTKMSPINMLYFNGKEQIIYGKIPAMVVDRCGCS; via the exons atgtatctttatttttaccttttCATGTTAATCATACCTTGTCCCGTGGATCTTAATGAAAGTAACCAGGCAAATGAGAACATGGAAAAAGATGGACTGTGCAACGCATGTACATGGAGGCAAAGTACAAAATCTTCAAGAATAGAAGCTATAAAAATTCAGATCCTCAGTAAACTGCGTCTGGAGCAAGCACCTAATATTAGCCGGGATGCTATAAGACAACTTTTACCTAAAGCTCCACCACTGCAAGAACTGATTGATCAATATGATGTCCAGAGAGATGACAGCAGTGATGGTTCTTTGGAAGATGATGATTATCATGCTACAACTGAAACTATTATTACAATGCCTACAGAAT CTGATTTTCCTATGCCAGTGGAAGGAAAACCCAAATGTTGCTTCTTTAAGTTTAGCTCCAAAATACAGTACAATAAAGTAGTGAAGGCTCAATTGTGGATATACTTAAGACAAGTCCAGAGGCCTACAACAGTGTTTGTACAGATTTTGAGACTCATCAGGCCCATGAAAGATGGTGCAATGTCTACTGCAATTCGATCTTTGAAACTTGACATGAACCCAGGCACTGGTATTTGGCAGAGCATTGATGTGAAGACTGTGCTGCAAAATTGGCTCAAACAACCAGAATCTAACTTGGGTATTGAAATCCAAGCTTTGGATGAAAAGGGAAGAGATCTTGCAATAACTTATCCAGGACCAGGGGAAGATGGCTTG AATCCATTTTTAGAAGTCAGGATTACAGACACTCCAAAAAGATCACGTAGAGATTTTGGTCTTGACTGTGATGAACACTCAACAGAATCTCGATGTTGCCGTTACCCACTGACAGTGGATTTTGAAGCTTTTGGATGGGACTGGATAATTGCACCCAAAAGATACAAAGCAAACTACTGCTCTGGAGAATGTGAATTTGTGTTTTTACAAAAATATCCACACACTCATCTTGTACACCAAGCAAATCCTAGAGGTTCAGCAGGCCCATGCTGCACACCTACTAAGATGTCCCCAATAAATATGCTGTATTTCAATGGAAAAGAACAAATAATATATGGGAAGATACCAGCTATGGTAGTAGATCGTTGTGGGTGCTCATGA